CCGTTTGCGTCCAACCCCCACCCATGCCTAGCTGCACCCATTCTGTGGTTATTGGCTCGATAAAGAAAGTGATGTCATCTTTATCATAGGAATAACGTGCCGATGCGATTTTCGTTGTGTATCCGCGTAAACTTGGCAAAAAGACTGTATCGGGTCGATAGATAAAACCATACTGATTCGCTGAGGAATCATTACCTTGTTCATGCCCATTAACTTCATAGTGTTGTAACCAACGTGCATACTCAAATTCAGTGCCCGTTTTTAATGCTGCGCTTGCTGCATTAACGCCATTCACTGCATCTAGCACAGATGCACCACTCATCGATGAAAAGAACGCCAAACTACCCAAGGCTAAGCGACCCATTAACTGTTTTTTCATTCTGAACTTTTTCCTAAATACAACAACACTCATCCCACCAACGTATATACTGATTTTCTACGTAGAATAATTTTCGGATGGGATATTTCTTTTTAATATAAGGCACGCAGTGTACACGAAAAACAGAAATAATAATTCACTAAACAATATCGCTAACGAATTCAAACCCTGCCTAATTTAGCCAAACCTAAATAAATAAAATGTAAATATGTGAAAAGACACGATACCTTTGTCACTTAATGAAATAATTTTCTTGTAATACTTAAGTGTTATTTTGTGATCGATTTCATTGTATTAAGAAATTTGCCGCGTAAAGGCATTAATAAAAATGTATATCTATATAGTTCTCAACACTGACCATTTCAAAAGGATAAAAAATGAGTTGGCGAGTATTGTCTATTCGAAGTCGCATGTTCATTGTGACCGGGCTGATGTTGGTAATTTTTAGCCTAATATTCACCGTTAAACAAACTGTTACTAACCTAGACCAACAACTAGGGCAATTACAAAACGAGACATTGCCTACCTATTTACAAAGCCTTTCTGCACAGATAAGTTCGGAGATAAAACCCTTTATCACCGCCTCACAAATG
This genomic window from Vibrio tritonius contains:
- a CDS encoding porin family protein, yielding MKKQLMGRLALGSLAFFSSMSGASVLDAVNGVNAASAALKTGTEFEYARWLQHYEVNGHEQGNDSSANQYGFIYRPDTVFLPSLRGYTTKIASARYSYDKDDITFFIEPITTEWVQLGMGGGWTQTAGHLNLTQRKSLNEIEPHYYASLVVGPHTGYVRGFAHLIGGNGATDYSTGLKFPINFDIADIEIVAAYRYSKVDFATFGDHHSEMKTEVSGAYLGANLVLF